One part of the Theobroma cacao chloroplast, complete genome genome encodes these proteins:
- the matK gene encoding maturase K gives MKESQVYLELNRSRQHDFLYPLIFREYIYALAYDHGLNKSMILLENEDYGNKFSSLIVKRLIIRMDQQNHLIISANDSNQNPFFGHNNNLYSQMISAGFAVIVEITFSLRLVSYSQGKEVAKSHNLQSIHSIFPFLEDKFSHLNYVLDVLIPHPIHLEILVQALRYWVKDASSLHLLRFSLYEYCNLKSFFTPKKYISIFNPRLFLFLYNSHVCEYESIFLFLRNQSSHLRSTSSGVFLERIFFYGKIEHLVEVFSNDFQNNLWVFKDPFIHFIRYQGKAILASKDTSLLMNRWKYYFVDLWQYYFYVWSQSGRVRINQLSKYSLDFLGYLSSVRLNPSVVRSQMLENSFIIDNAIKKLDTRIPIISLIGSLSKAKFCNTLGHPISKPTWSDSSDSDIIDRFVRICRNLSHYHSGSSKKKSLYRIKYILRLSCVKTLARKHKSTVRAFLKRLGSEFLEEFFMEEEQVFSLMFPRVFSTSRKLYRGRIWYLDIICINVLVNNE, from the coding sequence ATGAAGGAATCTCAAGTATATTTAGAACTAAATAGATCTCGCCAACATGATTTCCTATACCCACTTATTTTTCGGGAGTATATTTATGCACTTGCTTATGATCATGGTTTAAATAAATCGATGATTTTGTTGGAAAATGAGGATTATGGTAATAAATTCAGTTCACTAATTGTGAAACGTTTAATTATTCGAATGGATCAACAGAATCATTTGATTATTTCTGCTAATGATTCCAACCAAAATCCATTTTTTGGGCACAACAATAATTTGTATTCTCAAATGATATCGGCGGGATTTGCAGTCATTGTGGAAATTACATTTTCCTTACGATTAGTATCTTACTCACAAGGGAAAGAAGTAGCAAAATCTCATAATTTACAATCAATTCATTCAATATTTCCTTTTTTAGAGGACAAATTCTCACATTTAAATTATGTGTTAGATGTACTAATACCTCACCCCATCCATCTAGAAATCTTGGTTCAAGCTCTTCGCTACTGGGTAAAAGATGCTTCTTCTTTGCATTTATTACGGTTCTCTCTCTACGAGTATTGTAATTTGAAGAGTTTTTTTACTCCAAAGAAATATATTTCTATTTTTAATCCAAGATTATTCTTGTTCCTATATAATTCTCATGTATGTGAATACGAATCCATTTTCCTTTTTCTCCGTAACCAATCTTCTCATTTACGATCAACATCTTCTGGAGTCTTTCTTGAACGAATTTTTTTCTATGGAAAAATAGAGCATCTTGTAGAAGTCTTTTCTAATGATTTTCAGAACAACCTCTGGGTGTTCAAAGATCCTTTCATACATTTTATTAGATATCAAGGAAAAGCAATTCTAGCCTCAAAAGATACGTCTCTTCTGATGAATAGGTGGAAATATTACTTTGTCGATTTATGGCAATATTATTTTTACGTGTGGTCTCAATCAGGAAGAGTCCGTATAAATCAATTATCTAAATATTCTCTCGACTTTCTGGGCTATCTTTCAAGTGTGCGATTAAATCCTTCAGTGGTACGGAGTCAAATGCTAGAAAATTCATTTATAATAGATAATGCTATAAAGAAGCTGGATACAAGAATTCCAATTATTTCTCTGATTGGATCATTGTCTAAAGCGAAATTTTGTAACACATTGGGGCATCCCATTAGTAAGCCGACGTGGTCCGATTCCTCAGATTCTGATATTATTGACCGATTTGTGCGTATATGCAGAAATCTTTCTCATTATCACAGTGGATCTTCAAAAAAAAAGAGTTTGTATCGAATAAAATATATACTTCGACTTTCTTGTGTTAAAACTTTGGCTCGTAAACACAAAAGTACTGTACGTGCTTTTTTGAAAAGATTAGGTTCGGAATTTTTGGAAGAATTCTTTATGGAGGAAGAACAAGTTTTTTCTTTGATGTTCCCAAGAGTTTTTTCTACTTCGCGAAAGTTATATAGGGGGCGAATTTGGTATTTGGATATTATTTGTATCAATGTTCTGGTCAATAATGAATGA
- the psbA gene encoding photosystem II protein D1 — MTAILERRESESLWGRFCNWITSTENRLYIGWFGVLMIPTLLTATSVFIIAFIAAPPVDIDGIREPVSGSLLYGNNIISGAIIPTSAAIGLHFYPIWEAASVDEWLYNGGPYELIVLHFLLGVACYMGREWELSFRLGMRPWIAVAYSAPVAAAAAVFLIYPIGQGSFSDGMPLGISGTFNFMIVFQAEHNILMHPFHMLGVAGVFGGSLFSAMHGSLVTSSLIRETTENESANEGYRFGQEEETYNIVAAHGYFGRLIFQYASFNNSRSLHFFLAAWPVVGIWFTALGISTMAFNLNGFNFNQSVVDSQGRVINTWADIINRANLGMEVMHERNAHNFPLDLAAIEAPSTNG; from the coding sequence ATGACTGCAATTTTAGAGAGACGCGAAAGCGAAAGCCTATGGGGTCGCTTCTGTAACTGGATAACCAGCACTGAAAACCGTCTTTACATCGGATGGTTTGGTGTTTTGATGATCCCTACCTTATTGACCGCAACTTCTGTATTTATTATTGCCTTCATTGCTGCTCCTCCAGTAGATATTGATGGTATTCGTGAACCTGTTTCTGGATCTCTACTTTACGGAAACAATATTATTTCTGGTGCCATTATTCCTACTTCTGCAGCTATAGGTTTGCACTTTTACCCGATCTGGGAAGCGGCATCTGTTGATGAATGGTTATACAATGGCGGTCCTTATGAGCTAATTGTTCTACACTTCTTACTTGGTGTAGCTTGTTACATGGGTCGTGAGTGGGAACTTAGTTTCCGTCTGGGTATGCGCCCTTGGATCGCTGTTGCATATTCAGCTCCTGTTGCAGCTGCTGCCGCTGTTTTCTTGATCTATCCAATCGGTCAAGGAAGTTTTTCTGATGGTATGCCTCTAGGAATCTCTGGTACTTTCAACTTCATGATTGTATTCCAGGCTGAACACAACATCCTTATGCACCCATTTCACATGTTAGGCGTAGCTGGTGTATTCGGCGGCTCCCTATTCAGTGCTATGCATGGTTCCTTGGTAACCTCTAGTTTGATCAGGGAAACCACAGAAAATGAATCTGCTAATGAAGGTTACAGATTCGGTCAAGAGGAAGAAACTTATAATATCGTAGCTGCTCATGGTTATTTTGGCCGATTGATCTTCCAATATGCTAGTTTCAACAATTCTCGTTCTTTACACTTCTTCCTAGCTGCTTGGCCTGTAGTGGGTATCTGGTTCACCGCTTTAGGTATTAGCACTATGGCTTTCAACCTAAATGGTTTCAATTTCAACCAATCTGTAGTTGATAGTCAAGGTCGTGTAATTAATACCTGGGCTGATATTATTAACCGTGCTAACCTTGGTATGGAAGTTATGCATGAACGTAATGCTCATAACTTCCCTCTAGACCTAGCTGCTATTGAAGCTCCATCTACAAATGGATAA